The Candidatus Saccharimonadales bacterium DNA window GATCATCGCAAGCTGGGTAAAGAGCTGGACCTATTTACCTTTTCGGATCTAGTTGGGGCTGGCCTGCCACTCTATACTCCCAGAGGTACCATTATTATCGATCAGTTAAAACAAGCTCTAGACGATGTCAGCCGGGAGCACTCGATGCAAAAGGTGTCGATACCACATCTGGCCAAGCTCGATCTCTATAAAATCTCTGGTCATGCCGATAAGTTCGAAGAGGAACTCTTCCGCGTCAAGAGCCATTACAATCAAGAATTTGTGCTCAAACCAGTTAACTGCCCCCATCACACTCAAATTTACGCGGCGCAACCCAGAAGCTACCGCGATTTGCCATTGCGTTACGTCGAGCAAACTATGCAGTACCGCGACGAAAAACCTGGTCAAATCGGTGGGCTTTCTCGGACTCGGGGTTTCACCGTCGACGACGGACATGTTTTTTGCATGGTTGATCAGATCAAAGATGAAGCAGCTATCATCATCCAAATCATCAAGAGTTTTTACCAGCAATTAGGTCTGTGGGGTGATCATTGGGTCTCGCTATCAGTCCGAGATGCTCTAGATCATAGCCGCTACATTGGCGAGCCGAGTGATTGGGATCAGGCCGAAGCCACCCTGGCGGAAGTCTCAAAAACCTTCAAACTAGATGCCAAGCGGATGGAGGGTGAGGCCGCCATCTACGGACCCAAGCTGGACTTTATGTTCAAAGACGCGCTTGGTCGCGAAACACAACTTGCTACCATCCAGCTAGACTTTGCCATGCCCAAGCGCTTCGAGCTAACCTACACCGATAGCGATGGGAGCGCCAAAACACCGGTTATGATCCATCGAGCCATTTTGGGCTCGTTCGAACGCTTCGTTATGCTCTTAATTGAGCATTACGCCGGTGCCTTTCCAATATGGCTGGCGCCTGAACAGGT harbors:
- the thrS gene encoding threonine--tRNA ligase → MAQSKDENLHAMRHSLAHIMASAIQQLWPEAKFGVGPVIENGFYYDIDIARPINPDDLEAISDQMHKIIAQDLPFERIELPIAEAIVQFKKSRQTYKVSLLEDLKKHGTTLAKEIDREQLGVAASDAKITTVSIYKHGDFEDLCRGPHLKSTGKVGKFKLTKVAGVYWRGDEKNPQLQRIYGVAFDNQNELDKYFDMLAEAERRDHRKLGKELDLFTFSDLVGAGLPLYTPRGTIIIDQLKQALDDVSREHSMQKVSIPHLAKLDLYKISGHADKFEEELFRVKSHYNQEFVLKPVNCPHHTQIYAAQPRSYRDLPLRYVEQTMQYRDEKPGQIGGLSRTRGFTVDDGHVFCMVDQIKDEAAIIIQIIKSFYQQLGLWGDHWVSLSVRDALDHSRYIGEPSDWDQAEATLAEVSKTFKLDAKRMEGEAAIYGPKLDFMFKDALGRETQLATIQLDFAMPKRFELTYTDSDGSAKTPVMIHRAILGSFERFVMLLIEHYAGAFPIWLAPEQVRLIALNDTKEVTEYVELLRQELSQLDVRVGTDLSQESVGKKVRNAELMKVPYSVVIGPDELKRQRLKPRARNGLEEFGSGVEVDVFIGHLKAAIENRS